Proteins encoded in a region of the Triplophysa dalaica isolate WHDGS20190420 chromosome 10, ASM1584641v1, whole genome shotgun sequence genome:
- the rbm15b gene encoding putative RNA-binding protein 15B, translated as MKRQAERDASPSRALAKRVRERDREREANPPLALLLAESRSYHKRSRSREREKPRAREERDSLHHRELGLLGRAPLRTASVLPKVKTASADIVGPRLEYKTLLISNLGSQLSDEHIEDGLFHEFKKFGDVSVKLSHTPELGRIAYVNFRHTENAREARHAKTRLVLYDRPLKVEPMYMRRRSVTPPDVSYVSVHGAAYAYRQRSLSPGAGGSTRDVRARHYVDGIGLSREKVLDYYSALDERSRAYAYQLPEDDLKPEDDQRATRNLFIGNLDHNISEVELRQGFEKYGIIEEVVIKRPARGQGGAYAFLKFQNLDMAHRAKVAMQGRMINGNPIKIGYGKANPTTRLWVGGLGPNTSLAALAREFDRFGSIRTIDYVKGDNFAYIHYESLDAAQAACTQMRGFPLGGPNRRLRVDFAKAEETRAYPQQYQPPLLPPPHFDVLPEVYGRHRSLERELRARARSPSHPLFVEREKDRLSDREWSPPKGAERRANPDAFGRARPRSRSRSRERWIKERELERAQGKTLEERRKRKSPSPIERATEERGRSKVRGRAPSTPEDSPDRGRGRLPDSTSEPLDHTPDISRHSGDERSAQDESSHSRKDAERNHRKSESDPDSQTEKSKTDSKKPSTLSEYAQTLSRVWRGSLVLKNSCFPTNMHMLEGGASFLHSLMRDNQAGGSKITQLKIAQRLRLDQPKLDEVTRRIKLGGPNGYAVLLAVQGPVDREAPAPEPSLQQRLLRNLVTYLRNKQAAGVIGLPLGGPKEKEMGGMLYAFPPCDFSQQYLQTALKTLGKLEEEHLVIVVVRDS; from the coding sequence ATGAAGCGGCAGGCCGAACGCGACGCGAGTCCGTCCAGGGCGCTCGCCAAACGCGTCCGCGAACGGGACCGAGAGCGCGAGGCGAACCCGCCGCTCGCGCTACTCCTCGCCGAGAGCCGAAGTTACCACAAACGGAGCCGCAGCCGAGAGCGGGAAAAACCGCGGGCGCGAGAAGAGCGCGACAGCCTCCATCACCGCGAACTTGGACTACTGGGTCGAGCCCCGCTCCGTACCGCATCGGTTTTGCCGAAAGTTAAGACCGCGTCTGCCGACATTGTGGGCCCGCGACTTGAATACAAGACACTACTTATAAGCAACCTCGGCTCACAGCTTTCTGACGAGCACATAGAGGACGGACTGTTTCACGAGTTTAAAAAGTTCGGCGACGTGAGCGTCAAGCTTTCTCACACGCCTGAACTGGGTCGCATCGCCTACGTAAACTTCCGGCATACGGAAAACGCGCGGGAAGCGCGGCACGCTAAAACGAGGTTGGTGCTTTACGATCGCCCCCTCAAAGTTGAACCCATGTACATGCGGCGTCGAAGTGTCACACCTCCTGACGTAAGTTACGTGTCCGTGCACGGTGCTGCGTATGCGTACAGACAGCGGTCTCTTTCTCCAGGTGCTGGAGGTAGTACGAGGGATGTGAGAGCAAGGCATTACGTAGATGGTATTGGACTCAGTCGGGAAAAAGTTTTGGACTATTATAGCGCCTTGGATGAAAGGAGTCGTGCGTATGCATATCAGCTACCCGAGGACGACTTAAAACCAGAGGACGATCAGAGAGCCACACGGAATTTATTCATTGGCAACTTGGATCATAACATTTCCGAGGTGGAACTACGACAGGGGTTCGAAAAGTATGGGATTATCGAAGAAGTGGTCATCAAGCGGCCGGCGCGCGGACAGGGGGGTGCTTATGCTTTTCTCAAATTTCAGAACTTGGATATGGCTCATCGAGCAAAAGTGGCCATGCAGGGACGTATGATTAATGGAAACCCGATTAAGATCGGATACGGCAAAGCCAATCCGACGACCCGGCTGTGGGTGGGCGGGCTCGGCCCGAACACATCGCTGGCCGCTTTAGCCCGCGAGTTTGACCGCTTTGGGAGTATTCGCACCATAGACTACGTCAAAGGAGATAATTTTGCCTACATTCATTATGAGAGCCTGGACGCGGCCCAGGCCGCCTGCACGCAAATGCGAGGCTTCCCGCTGGGTGGTCCGAACCGCAGGCTCCGTGTAGATTTTGCCAAAGCGGAGGAGACCCGTGCGTACCCTCAACAGTACCAGCCTCCTCTGCTCCCCCCTCCACATTTCGACGTCCTGCCCGAAGTCTACGGACGGCACCGCAGTCTAGAAAGAGAACTTAGGGCAAGAGCACGTTCACCCTCCCATCCCTTGTTTGTGGAACGGGAAAAAGACCGCCTGTCGGACCGAGAGTGGAGTCCGCCAAAAGGGGCGGAGCGGAGGGCAAACCCGGATGCGTTTGGCCGAGCGAGGCCGCGCAGTCGTAGCCGCAGCCGGGAACGCTGGATTAAAGAGCGAGAACTGGAACGTGCACAGGGGAAAACCTTGGAGGAGCGTCGCAAACGGAAGAGCCCCAGCCCCATCGAGCGTGCCACAGAGGAGCGTGGAAGGTCAAAGGTACGCGGACGAGCTCCCTCCACCCCGGAGGACAGCCCGGACCGGGGCCGTGGGCGACTCCCAGACTCTACTTCCGAACCCCTCGATCACACTCCTGACATAAGCAGACACTCCGGTGACGAACGCTCCGCACAAGACGAGTCCTCGCACTCGAGGAAGGACGCCGAACGCAACCATCGCAAAAGCGAAAGCGACCCCGACTCTCAAACGGAAAAATCCAAAACGGACTCCAAAAAGCCCAGCACGCTCTCGGAATACGCTCAGACTCTTAGTCGCGTGTGGCGCGGTTCTCTTGTTCTCAAAAACAGCTGCTTTCCCACAAACATGCACATGCTGGAAGGCGGTGCCAGTTTTCTTCATTCCCTCATGAGGGACAATCAAGCGGGCGGATCCAAGATCACCCAGCTCAAAATTGCTCAGCGGCTGAGGTTGGATCAGCCAAAACTGGACGAGGTGACGCGGCGCATCAAACTGGGCGGCCCGAATGGGTACGCCGTGCTCCTTGCTGTCCAGGGACCCGTGGACCGCGAAGCCCCGGCTCCAGAACCGAGCCTTCAGCAGCGCCTTCTCCGAAACCTGGTGACTTACCTCAGGAACAAGCAGGCGGCCGGGGTCATCGGTTTGCCTCTTGGTGGCCCCAAAGAGAAGGAGATGGGGGGCATGTTGTACGCTTTTCCGCCGTGCGATTTCTCACAGCAATATCTCCAGACTGCGCTGAAAACTCTTGGAAAACTTGAGGAGGAGCATCTGGTCATTGTGGTGGTTAGAGACTCTTAA